One genomic window of Gossypium hirsutum isolate 1008001.06 chromosome D11, Gossypium_hirsutum_v2.1, whole genome shotgun sequence includes the following:
- the LOC107927193 gene encoding CST complex subunit TEN1 has product MASNAIKSGALVTLPELQPSSEFFKEGASLRVTGKLQEYSVETAIAVIADQGATLKVDTQHLRELSFRIGSIFQFIGELNIQPNNEAILQACTGRNVDGIDLDLYYQSLQQLRQFQAKHMKNATT; this is encoded by the exons ATGGCGTCCAATGCAATTAAATCAGGGGCATTGGTTACTTTACCAGAGCTTCAACCATCATCTGAGTTTTTTAAGGAAGGAGCTTCACTTAGAGTAACCGGAAA GCTGCAAGAGTATTCCGTGGAGACTGCCATAGCTGTTATTGCTGATCAAGGTGCCACCCTAAAGGTAGATACCCAGCACTTGAGGGAACTTAGCTTCCGAATTGGCTCCATATTCCAATTCATTGGTGAACTCAATATTCAACCCAACAATGAG GCAATCCTGCAAGCATGTACTGGTAGGAATGTTGATGGTATTGACCTTGATCTCTATTATCAGTCTTTGCAGCAATTAAGACAGTTCCAAGCCAAACACATGAAAAATGCAACTACTTAA